A segment of the Ipomoea triloba cultivar NCNSP0323 chromosome 1, ASM357664v1 genome:
TCTGAAATGTCGCCTATGGCTCCGACTCTCAGAAATTCAAACCCAAaagagggggaaaaaaaaaagcaattaaatgcatgatatgataataaaagttgaaaattaGGGAGTCCATTGCCAGGCCTCTAGAGCTTTAGCCATCAAGAATGAAAGGGAAGCATCAAGGCATGCATATTCAACTTGATCTCCGCTGAGTGTAACGGCGTCCCAATTGCTTCTCCCAACGTCTTCCGCCTTCTTGACGCCTTGCATCCCCAGAATGTCTTCAGCCAATACCTCCATTGATAGGTGGTTAGATGTACATATTCCTTCATAGCGTGCCAGGCGGGCAAGATCCAGCACCCCGCCCACACAAAGCCCATGCTTTGTGCTCTCCAGCATTGCCACGTCCCTGTGGTTGTTGACACCAACCCGCGTTACTTCCGGGTCCTCCAGGAGGCGGCGGAGAGACCTTGGAGCCCGGTGAGCACGGCTTAGCTGAAAGATGAGGCATTCCCGCCCCACTGACAGCTGGAGGGTGGCGGCAGGATTATTAGAAAAAGCAC
Coding sequences within it:
- the LOC116013558 gene encoding exonuclease 3'-5' domain-containing protein 2-like, with protein sequence MVSHVRTKRAYSPKCAMVSHHVRTKRAYSPKPHKYKVFEVDCYHRCFRTTVTAHPGVVRDWIFKMRRRRSYQLRRRELIVGLGVQWSAFSNNPAATLQLSVGRECLIFQLSRAHRAPRSLRRLLEDPEVTRVGVNNHRDVAMLESTKHGLCVGGVLDLARLARYEGICTSNHLSMEVLAEDILGMQGVKKAEDVGRSNWDAVTLSGDQVEYACLDASLSFLMAKALEAWQWTP